A single region of the Tigriopus californicus strain San Diego chromosome 8, Tcal_SD_v2.1, whole genome shotgun sequence genome encodes:
- the LOC131884948 gene encoding FMRFamide receptor-like: MDPNSSFSEKDLDLESAIAENEMNTTFNHTELIVQYFVQPIFEIIVHGLLVTIIGCAGILGNISCLIVLFKPCMKNNINCLLIGLCFVDMSLIISALILFSTPAIQIYLEVDSGSIWIHFYPLVTPIMYPIAMISQTSSVYLTMIITIERYLVVCWPLRSRSLCTYGRAKRCVFMVFLFAILYNLTRFFEFSHKKTYDEDGNYMFSLIATDLRENHMYISLYMNWLYMIVMYAFPFLVMFVLNWKIAREIQKAKQERFRMSNSEKKEQSVAIMLMVVVTIFMICNAPAMASNIAEHLRYDALELTQISNFLVVLNSSVNVMVYLTFGMKFRRVFCKVFCCKEDTHEEIRVSFGRSVRGAPHRASSQMKRGPREAGSIEVGHEKTLPAPKRQSPKTIYKSHLTLTKTFSLESEKNFSLGSRERFGSDMP; the protein is encoded by the coding sequence ATGGATCCAAATTCATCCTTTTCAGAAAAGGATTTGGATTTGGAGTCTGCCATAGCGGAGAACGAGATGAACACCACATTCAATCATACAGAGTTGATCGTCCAATATTTTGTCCAACCCATCTTCGAAATCATCGTTCATGGCTTATTGGTGACCATCATTGGCTGTGCCGGCATTTTGGGCAATATCTCATGCTTGATTGTGCTCTTCAAGCCATGCATGAAAAATAACATCAATTGTCTACTCATCGGCTTGTGCTTTGTTGACATGTCACTAATCATTTCGGCACTGATTCTCTTCTCCACCCCAGCCATTCAAATCTATCTGGAGGTGGACAGTGGCTCCATTTGGATCCATTTCTATCCTCTTGTCACTCCAATCATGTACCCCATTGCCATGATTTCGCAAACGTCGTCCGTGTATCTAACGATGATCATCACAATCGAGCGCTACCTCGTGGTGTGTTGGCCTCTGCGATCCCGGTCGTTGTGCACCTATGGCAGGGCTAAAAGATGTGTCTTCATGGTATTCCTGTTCGCCATCTTGTACAACTTGACTCGATTCTTTGAGTTTTCTCATAAAAAGACCTATGACGAGGACGGCAACTACATGTTCTCGTTGATTGCGACCGATCTACGAGAGAATCATATGTACATTAGCTTGTACATGAACTGGTTGTACATGATTGTTATGTACGCGTTCCCTTTCTTGGTCATGTTCGTTTTGAACTGGAAGATTGCGCGCGAAATTCAAAAGGCCAAACAAGAACGGTTTCGCATGAGCAATTCGGAGAAGAAGGAGCAGAGCGTGGCCATCatgttgatggtggtggtcacTATCTTTATGATATGCAATGCTCCGGCCATGGCTTCAAATATCGCAGAGCACCTTCGATACGATGCCCTGGAGCTCACTCAGATCTCAAACTTCTTGGTGGTTCTCAATTCGTCGGTGAACGTCATGGTTTACCTCACATTTGGCATGAAGTTTCGCCGAGTGTTTTGCAAGGTCTTTTGTTGCAAGGAGGACACTCACGAAGAGATTCGTGTAAGTTTTGGTCGGTCGGTCCGAGGAGCTCCACATCGAGCCTCTTCACAAATGAAGCGTGGTCCCCGTGAAGCTGGTTCCATTGAAGTGGGACACGAGAAGACCTTGCCAGCACCTAAGCGCCAATCTCCTAAGACAATTTATAAGTCACATCTTACACTTACCAAAACCTTTTCTTTGGAATCGGAAAAGAACTTTTCGTTGGGCTCTAGGGAACGATTCGGATCGGATATGCCCTAA
- the LOC131885417 gene encoding uncharacterized protein LOC131885417, whose amino-acid sequence MARKFPCPPVEEDEAACTREREPTNTPPTSTSAARRTTGSSTPEWHEEEWDTVHTGQTPHSSFSSHGSSSSGPARMAHLGPTDMEGGFERPVPPPGNHGGAVPRRSASFRQAAALELSRRAALNARRRRLDSLNLDESVVSGSEGWRSGLLEHVTEWWPTSGALLAGLTGLEGQGSCPVQEIEAEGSELYLHFFHEQMRRAGLEARPLEESEGLMDYHDHSAHMDASDGGWGSPSSPPSPFSVRSSNRRRNDSFNLGNFQNPAWRQAGRDLQLLADEFCRSRERDQVRWRAEQVDIRSLTMNKFMALLNELFEGGQITRERILVLFFFCSDVSILAVKHHLSGILSQLTKWTLAFIKDRICLWVQSNGGWQAVLRTGLNVIQQLAIIGTCAAIVSVCLLFAKKHL is encoded by the exons ATGGCCCGCAAATTTCCTTGCCCGCCTGTGGAAGAGGACGAGGCGGCCTGCACGCGGGAGCGGGAACCAACCAACACTCCGCCCACGTCGACCAGCGCCGCCCGCCGGACTACGGGCTCGTCCACCCCAGAGTGGCACGAAGAAGAGTGGGACACGGTGCACACGGGTCAAACGCCCCATTCCTCGTTCTCATCCCATGGGAGCTCAAGCTCCGGACCGGCCAGGATGGCCCACCTGGGACCAACCG ACATGGAAGGCGGTTTCGAACGCCCTGTGCCCCCTCCAGGGAACCATGGTGGGGCGGTGCCGCGTCGATCGGCCAGTTTTCGCCAAGCCGCAGCCTTGGAACTGTCGCGGCGTGCGGCTCTCAATGCACGCCGACGTCGCTTGGATAGCTTAAACTTGGATGAGTCCGTCGTGAGTGGGTCGGAGGGTTGGCGCTCCGGCTTATTAGAGCACGTGACCGAGTGGTGGCCCACCTCAGGAGCCTTATTGGCCGGATTGACCGGTCTTGAGGGTCAAGGCTCGTGTCCGGTGCAAGAAATCGAGGCTGAAGGCAGCGAGCTCTATTTGCACTTCTTCCATGAACAAATGAGGCGAGCTGGACTCGAGGCCCGGCCTCTAGAGGAATCCGAGGGTCTGATGGATTACCATGATCATTCAGCGCATATGGACGCATCCGATGGAGGTTGGGGATCGCCATCATCGCCGCCATCGCCGTTCTCGGTCCGATCCTCAAACCGAAGACGAAATGACTCTTTTAACCTCGGAAATTTTCAG AACCCAGCTTGGCGACAAGCAGGTCGGGATCTACAATTGCTAGCCGATGAATTTTGCCGCTCTCGTGAGCGAGACCAGGTCCGATGGCGAGCAGAGCAAGTGGATATCCGCTCTTTGACCATGAATAAGTTTATGGCTCTactgaatgaactttttgaa GGCGGTCAAATTACTCGTGAGCGGATACTCGTCCTATTCTTCTTCTGTAGTGACGTCTCAATCTTGGCTGTGAAGCATCATTTAAGTGGAATTTTATCACAACTTACCAAATGGACTTTGGCCTTTATCAAGGATCGA ATCTGTCTTTGGGTACAATCTAATGGTGGGTGGCAAGCCGTTCTCAGAACCGGATTGAATGTAATCCAACAGTTGGCCATCATTGGGACATGTGCGGCCATTGTTTCTGTATGCCTTctatttgccaaaaaacatCTCTAA